One genomic segment of Mastomys coucha isolate ucsf_1 unplaced genomic scaffold, UCSF_Mcou_1 pScaffold22, whole genome shotgun sequence includes these proteins:
- the LOC116071141 gene encoding RNA-binding protein EWS-like: MDEGPDLDLGLPIDPDEDSDNSAIYVQGLNDSVTLDDLADFFKQCGVVKMNKRTGQPMIHIYLDKETGKPKGDATVSYEDPPTAKAAVEWFDGKDFQGSKLKVSLARKKPPMNSMRGGMPPREGRGMPPPLRGGPGGPGGPGGPMGRMGGRGGDRGGFPPRGPRGSRGNPSGGGNVQHRAGDWQCPNPGCGNQNFAWRTECNQCKAPKPEGFLPPSDPRASASLYIKLLSLGRPAGRAPSYLARRCPPGTEVTLQSPAPIASGKATGTEEGQLKGSEALLGRPRRGVTGGRGGADAWKLRSRAAPVCGGAARLRPRRGDAPRGGGVSQVSAGTPRAPRQSARRPRALRRLTGAVRSAGLSGTSSGGFLQQGILPGWATRFLHPLLCDLQRVPALTAPQFPHL, from the exons ATGGATGAAGGACCAGATCTTGATCTAG GCCTTCCTATAGATCCCGATGAAGACTCTGACAACAGTGCAATTTATGTGCAAGGATTAAATGACAGTGTGACCCTGGATGATCTGGCAGACTTCTTTAAGCAGTGTGGGGTTGTCAAG ATGAACAAGAGAACTGGACAACCCATGATCCACATCTACCTGGATAAGGAGACAGGAAAACCTAAAGGTGATGCCACAGTGTCCTATGAAGATCCACCAACCGCCAAGGCTGCCGTCGAATGGTTTGATG GGAAAGATTTTCAAGGAAGCAAACTTAAAGTTTCTCTTGCCCGAAAGAAGCCTCCAATGAACAGCATGCGGGGTGGCATGCCACCTCGTGAGGGCAGAGGGATGCCCCCACCACTTCGTGGAG GTCCTGGTGGCCCAGGAGGTCCTGGAGGACCCATGGGTCGCATGGGAGGTcgtggaggagacagaggaggctTCCCTCCAAGAGGGCCCCGAGGCTCCAGAGGGAACCCTTCTGGAGGAGGAAATGTCCAGCACCGAGCTGGAGACTGGCAGTGTCCCAATCC GGGCTGTGGAAACCAGAACTTCGCTTGGAGAACAGAATGCAACCAGTGTAAGGCCCCTAAGCCCGAGGGCTTCCTC CCACCTTCCGATCCCCGAGCCTCAGCGTCCTTGTACATCAAGCTACTATCCCTGGGCCGTCCTGCAGGAAGAGCACCCAGTTATCTGGCTCGCAGATGTCCACCCGGGACGGAGGTGACTCTGCAGTCCCCGGCCCCTATCGCTTCCGGGAAGGCCACTGGCACGGAGGAAGGACAGCTGAAAGGGTCTGAAGCCCTCCTAGGAAGACCCAGACGCGGAGTCACAG GGGGGCGGGGCGGAGCGGACGCCTGGAAGCTGCGATCTCGGGCGGCGCCTGTGTGCGGCGGCGCGGCCCGGCTCCGGCCCCGCCGGGGCGATGCTCCCCGGGGCGGCGGGGTGAGCCAGGTGAGCGCGGGGACCCCCAGGGCCCCTAGGCAGAGTGCCCGGAG GCCTCGAGCACTGCGGAGGCTCACTGGGGCCGTTCGGAGTGCCGGCCTTTCAGGCACTAGCTCTGGAGGCTTTCTGCAGCAGGGGATCCTGCCTGGCTGGGCGACCCGATTCCTCCACCCACTGCTCTGCGACCTTCAGCGAGTGCCTGCCCTTACTgcgcctcagtttcctcatctgtag
- the Gas2l1 gene encoding GAS2-like protein 1: MADPVAGIAGSAAKSVRPFRSSEAYVEAMKEDLADWLNALYNLGLPGSGDGFLTGLATGTTLCQHANAVTEAARALAADRPTRGVAFQAHSVAPGSFMARDNVASFIGWCRAELGVPEVLMFETEDLVLRKNEKSVVLCLLEVARRGARLGLLAPRLVQFEQEIERELRATPQVSSAPAAEEDVTEVAAVPGAPTRTPRMTPNDLRNLDELVREILGRCTCPDQFPMIKVSEGKYRVGDSSLLIFVRVLRSHVMVRVGGGWDTLEHYLDKHDPCRCSSTTHRLPQQRAGTFSPQRGSPTPSPRPGSPVPGSERRSSRPEVTPISLRSTKEGPETPLRPRDQLPPLPRSRRYSGDSDSSASSAQSGPMGARSDDSATGSRRERPSHRPASGLPASPRRPSAPRSQSRDRLDRGRPRMTPGGRGAQLSASSPARRTRSQSREEQAVLVVRRDRDGQHSWVARGRGGGGSGGSGRSTPQTPRARSPAAPRPSRGPSPGPELAATPASVFRTPLQLDPQQEQQLFRRLEEEFLANARALEAAASHTPMGSAPDPPAPDSAYCSSSSSSSSLSVLGGKCGQPGESGRTANGLPGPRSQALSSSSDEGSPCLAVGGALDATRSSLAGPEPSLTWARGRMDTQPDRKPSRIPTPRGPRRPSGPTDLGAWHALRSVTPRTEPDSSM; this comes from the exons ATGGCGGACCCAGTGGCGGGCATCGCAGGCTCCGCCGCCAAGAGTGTGCGACCCTTCCGATCCAGTGAGGCCTATGTGGAAGCCATGAAGGAAGACCTGGCCGATTGGCTCAATGCTTTGTACAACCTAGGTCTCCCCGGCAGCGGGGATGGCTTCCTCACGGGGCTGGCCACGGGCACAACCCTGTGCCAGCATGCCAACGCTGTCACCGAGGCCGCCCGGGCTCTGGCTGCTGACCGTCCGACTCGAGGTGTGGCCTTCCAGGCACACAGTGTGGCGCCTGGCTCCTTCATGGCCCGAGACAACGTGGCCTCTTTCATCGGCTGGTGCCGGGCTGAGCTGGGCGTGCCTGAAGTGCTCATGTTTGAGACAGAGGACCTGGTGCTGCGCAAGAACGAGAAGAGCGTGGTGCTCTGCCTGCTGGAGGTCGCCCGGCGCGGGGCGCGCCTCGGCCTGCTCGCTCCGAGGCTGGTCCAGTTTGAGCAGGAGATCGAGAGGGAGCTTCGAGCTACCCCTCAGGTCTCCAGCGCCCCTGCTGCTGAAGAGGATGTCACTGAAGTTGCCGCTGTACCAGGGGCACCCACCCGCACACCTCGCATGACGCCCAATGACCTTCGAAACCTTGATGAGCTG GTAAGGGAGATCCTGGGCAGGTGCACCTGCCCAGACCAGTTCCCCATGATCAAGGTCTCCGAGGGGAAGTACCGAGTAGGAGACTCCAGCTTGCTCATCTTTGTGAGG GTGCTGAGGAGTCACGTGATGGTGCGAGTGGGTGGCGGCTGGGACACACTGGAGCACTACCTAGACAAGCATGACCCTTGCCGCTGCTCTTCTACTA CTCACCGTCTGCCCCAGCAGAGAGCCGGGACTTTCTCCCCGCAGAGGGGATCACCCACTCCTAGCCCCCGCCCCGGTAGCCCAGTCCCTGGGAGTGAGCGCAGAAGCTCCCGGCCGGAAGTAACCCCCATCAGCCTGCGAAGCACAAAGGAGGGGCCTGAGACCCCACTCAG GCCCCGAGATCAGCTGCCCCCTCTCCCCCGCTCCCGCCGCTACTCCGGGGACAGTGactcctcagcctcctctgcTCAGAGCGGCCCCATGGGTGCCCGCAGCGACGACTCAGCCACTGGCTCCCGGAGGGAGCGGCCCAGCCACCGGCCGGCCTCCGGTCTTCCGGCCTCCCCGAGACGGCCGTCCGCCCCTCGCAGCCAGTCTCGAGACCGGCTGGACCGGGGACGGCCCCGCATGACCCCAGGAGGCCGAGGCGCTCAGCTGTCAGCCTCCAGCCCGGCGCGGCGCACCCGCAGCCAGAGCCGCGAGGAACAGGCGGTACTGGTGGTGCGCAGGGACCGAGATGGCCAGCACTCGTGGGTGGCCCGGGGCAGGGGTGGTGGGGGCTCGGGGGGTTCTGGAAGGAGTACCCCACAGACTCCGCGTGCCCGCAGCCCTGCAGCACCCCGGCCTTCCAGGGGCCCCAGCCCAGGCCCAGAGCTGGCTGCCACACCCGCCAGCGTCTTCCGCACACCCCTGCAGCTTGACccacagcaggagcagcagctgttCAGGCGCCTGGAAGAGGAATTCTTAGCCAATGCCCGCGCCTTGGAGGCTGCTGCCAGCCATACTCCCATGGGATCAGCCCCTGACCCTCCAGCTCCGGACTCTGCTTACTGTTCATCCAGCTCCTCGTCTTCATCGCTCAGTGTCCTGGGTGGCAAATGTGGGCAACCCGGGGAATCAGGCCGCACAGCCAATGGGCTGCCTGGGCCCCGCAGCCAAGCTCTGTCCAGCTCTTCCGATGAGGGCAGCCCCTGCCTTGCTGTAGGAGGAGCGCTGGATGCAACCAGGAGCTCTTTGGCTGGCCCAGAACCCTCACTGACCTGGGCGAGGGGGCGGATGGACACACAACCAGACCGTAAACCCTCACGCATACCCACACCTCGGGGACCCCGCCGCCCATCGGGACCCACAGATCTCGGGGCTTGGCATGCCCTGCGTTCGGTCACCCCAAGGACCGAGCCAGATTCTTCAATGTGA
- the Rasl10a gene encoding ras-like protein family member 10A isoform X1, whose protein sequence is MGGSLRVAVLGAPGVGKTAIIRQFLFGDYPERHRPTDGPRLYRPAVLLDGAVYDLSIRDGDVAGPDSSPRSLEEWPDPKDWSLQDTDAFVLVYDICSPDSFDYVKALRQRIAENRPAGAPEAPILVVGNKRDRQRLRFGPRRALATLVRRGWRCGYLECSAKYNWHVLRLFRELLRCALVRTRPAHPALRLQGALHPARCSLM, encoded by the exons ATGGGCGGCAGCCTGCGGGTGGCTGTTCTGGGTGCTCCGGGAGTGGGCAAGACCGCCATCATCCGCCAGTTCTTGTTTGGTGACTATCCTGAGCGCCACCGACCCACGGACGGTCCCCGCCTCTACCGGCCAGCGGTGCTGCTCGACGGTGCTGTCTACGACCTGAGTATCCGCGATGGTGACGTCGCTGGACCCGACTCCAGCCCCAGAAGTCTTGAG GAGTGGCCGGACCCTAAAGACTGGAGCTTGCAGGACACAGACGCCTTTGTGCTGGTCTACGACATCTGCAGCCCCGACAGTTTTGATTATGTGAAAGCCCTGAGGCAGCGCATAGCGGAAAACAG GCCGGCGGGAGCGCCGGAGGCACCCATCCTGGTGGTTGGCAACAAGCGGGACCGTCAGCGGCTGCGCTTCGGACCTCGCCGTGCACTGGCCACTCTAGTTCGCAGGGGCTGGCGCTGTGGCTACCTCGAGTGCTCAGCCAAATACAATTGGCACGTGCTGCGTCTCTTCCGAGAGCTTCTGCGTTGTGCTTTGGTGCGCACACGTCCTGCACATCCGGCCTTGCGCCTGCAGGGGGCGCTGCACCCAGCGCGCTGCAGCCTCATGTGA
- the Rasl10a gene encoding ras-like protein family member 10A isoform X2 has translation MGGSLRVAVLGAPGVGKTAIIRQFLFGDYPERHRPTDGPRLYRPAVLLDGAVYDLSIRDGDVAGPDSSPRSLEEWPDPKDWSLQDTDAFVLVYDICSPDSFDYVKALRQRIAENRRGPTFICTHGVGSSGHGVSTTASLTSIGPTGRRERRRHPSWWLATSGTVSGCASDLAVHWPL, from the exons ATGGGCGGCAGCCTGCGGGTGGCTGTTCTGGGTGCTCCGGGAGTGGGCAAGACCGCCATCATCCGCCAGTTCTTGTTTGGTGACTATCCTGAGCGCCACCGACCCACGGACGGTCCCCGCCTCTACCGGCCAGCGGTGCTGCTCGACGGTGCTGTCTACGACCTGAGTATCCGCGATGGTGACGTCGCTGGACCCGACTCCAGCCCCAGAAGTCTTGAG GAGTGGCCGGACCCTAAAGACTGGAGCTTGCAGGACACAGACGCCTTTGTGCTGGTCTACGACATCTGCAGCCCCGACAGTTTTGATTATGTGAAAGCCCTGAGGCAGCGCATAGCGGAAAACAG GAGGGGACCCACCTTCATTTGTACACATGGGGTGGGTTCCTCTGGCCATGGAGTCTCCACCACTGCGTCTCTCACCTCCATCGGGCCAACAGGCCGGCGGGAGCGCCGGAGGCACCCATCCTGGTGGTTGGCAACAAGCGGGACCGTCAGCGGCTGCGCTTCGGACCTCGCCGTGCACTGGCCACTCTAG